Proteins encoded within one genomic window of Triticum aestivum cultivar Chinese Spring chromosome 2D, IWGSC CS RefSeq v2.1, whole genome shotgun sequence:
- the LOC123055007 gene encoding transcription factor TGAL6 isoform X1 — protein sequence MELYPGYLEDHFNIHKLSGTGGASPPEYMTSAAAAQYAPAPLRMAMYERAPPQQHQQQQPQLQPALGMWSSEPYKVDSGGQATSGSSIMEPDAKFDHAGLDEDPQMDELETAGDADQGASKPKEKVMRRLAQNREAARKSRLRKKAYIQQLESSRIKLAQLEQELQRTRQQQGVYGGSNPGTSLQRHHGGGSAGHFGFAAAGQMMDPGVAAFEIDYGRWVDEQKRHTEELRNALQPGQATSELELEVMVQTGLANYDNLFQIKGAAAQADVFCVMSGLWRSPAERFFLWIGGFRPSEVLKILSPQLEPMTDPQSVAVYALQLTSAQAEDALSQGMQKLQQTLAESLTDPFAAPDAYMVGAVEKLKGLVGFVQQADHLRLETLQNMHRILTTRQAAKGLLVLGDYFQRLRALSTLWAARPRESAIS from the exons ATGGAGCTCTACCCTGGGTACCTGGAAGACCACTTCAACATCCACAAGCTCAG CGGCACCGGCGGCGCGTCCCCGCCGGAGTACatgacctcggcggcggcggcgcagtacgCGCCGGCGCCCCTCAGGATGGCCATGTACGAGCGCGCCCCGCCGCAACaacaccagcagcagcagccccagCTGCAGCCGGCGCTGGGCATGTGGAGCAGCGAGCCCTACAAGGTGGACAGCGGCGGCCAGGCCACCAGCGGGTCCAGCATCATGGAGCCCGACGCCAAGTTCGACCACGCAGGG CTAGACGAGGATCCACAGATGGACGAACTGGAGACGGCGGGGGACGCCGATCAGGGAGCGAGCAAGCCCAAGGAAAAG GTCATGAGAAGACTTGCACAGAACAGAGAGGCTGCCCGGAAAAGTCGCCTCCGAAAAAAG GCCTACATCCAGCAGCTGGAGTCGAGCCGGATAAAGCTGGCGCAGCTGGAGCAGGAGCTGCAGCGCACCAGGCAGCAGCAAGGGGTGTACGGGGGGAGCAACCCGGGGACGAGCCTGCAGCGTCATCACGGCGGGGGCTCGGCCGGCCACTTCGGGTTCGCGGCCGCGGGGCAGATGATGGACCCCGGCGTGGCGGCGTTCGAGATCGACTACGGGCGCTGGGTGGACGAGCAGAAGCGGCACACGGAGGAGCTGCGGAACGCGCTACAGCCGGGGCAGGCCACGTCGGAGCTGGAGCTGGAGGTGATGGTGCAGACCGGGCTCGCCAACTACGACAACCTCTTCCAGATCAAGGGCGCCGCCGCGCAGGCCGACGTCTTCTGCGTCATGTCGGGGCTCTGGCGGTCCCCCGCCGAGCGCTTCTTCCTCTGGATCGGCGGCTTCCGGCCCTCCGAGGTCCTCAAG ATCTTGAGCCCGCAGCTGGAGCCGATGACGGACCCGCAGTCGGTGGCGGTGTACGCGCTGCAGCTgacgtcggcgcaggcggaggacGCGCTGTCGCAGGGCATGCAGAAGCTGCAGCAGACGCTGGCCGAGTCCCTCACGGACCCCTTCGCCGCCCCCGACGCCTACATGGTCGGCGCCGTCGAGAAGCTCAAGGGCCTCGTCGGCTTCGTGCAGCAG GCGGACCATCTCCGGCTGGAGACGCTGCAGAACATGCACAGGATCCTGACGACGCGGCAGGCGGCCAAGGGCCTGCTCGTGCTGGGGGACTACTTCCAGCGCCTTCGCGCGCTCAGCACGCTCTGGGCGGCCCGCCCGCGCGAGTCCGCCATAAGCTAA
- the LOC123055007 gene encoding transcription factor TGAL6 isoform X2 gives MTSAAAAQYAPAPLRMAMYERAPPQQHQQQQPQLQPALGMWSSEPYKVDSGGQATSGSSIMEPDAKFDHAGLDEDPQMDELETAGDADQGASKPKEKVMRRLAQNREAARKSRLRKKAYIQQLESSRIKLAQLEQELQRTRQQQGVYGGSNPGTSLQRHHGGGSAGHFGFAAAGQMMDPGVAAFEIDYGRWVDEQKRHTEELRNALQPGQATSELELEVMVQTGLANYDNLFQIKGAAAQADVFCVMSGLWRSPAERFFLWIGGFRPSEVLKILSPQLEPMTDPQSVAVYALQLTSAQAEDALSQGMQKLQQTLAESLTDPFAAPDAYMVGAVEKLKGLVGFVQQADHLRLETLQNMHRILTTRQAAKGLLVLGDYFQRLRALSTLWAARPRESAIS, from the exons atgacctcggcggcggcggcgcagtacgCGCCGGCGCCCCTCAGGATGGCCATGTACGAGCGCGCCCCGCCGCAACaacaccagcagcagcagccccagCTGCAGCCGGCGCTGGGCATGTGGAGCAGCGAGCCCTACAAGGTGGACAGCGGCGGCCAGGCCACCAGCGGGTCCAGCATCATGGAGCCCGACGCCAAGTTCGACCACGCAGGG CTAGACGAGGATCCACAGATGGACGAACTGGAGACGGCGGGGGACGCCGATCAGGGAGCGAGCAAGCCCAAGGAAAAG GTCATGAGAAGACTTGCACAGAACAGAGAGGCTGCCCGGAAAAGTCGCCTCCGAAAAAAG GCCTACATCCAGCAGCTGGAGTCGAGCCGGATAAAGCTGGCGCAGCTGGAGCAGGAGCTGCAGCGCACCAGGCAGCAGCAAGGGGTGTACGGGGGGAGCAACCCGGGGACGAGCCTGCAGCGTCATCACGGCGGGGGCTCGGCCGGCCACTTCGGGTTCGCGGCCGCGGGGCAGATGATGGACCCCGGCGTGGCGGCGTTCGAGATCGACTACGGGCGCTGGGTGGACGAGCAGAAGCGGCACACGGAGGAGCTGCGGAACGCGCTACAGCCGGGGCAGGCCACGTCGGAGCTGGAGCTGGAGGTGATGGTGCAGACCGGGCTCGCCAACTACGACAACCTCTTCCAGATCAAGGGCGCCGCCGCGCAGGCCGACGTCTTCTGCGTCATGTCGGGGCTCTGGCGGTCCCCCGCCGAGCGCTTCTTCCTCTGGATCGGCGGCTTCCGGCCCTCCGAGGTCCTCAAG ATCTTGAGCCCGCAGCTGGAGCCGATGACGGACCCGCAGTCGGTGGCGGTGTACGCGCTGCAGCTgacgtcggcgcaggcggaggacGCGCTGTCGCAGGGCATGCAGAAGCTGCAGCAGACGCTGGCCGAGTCCCTCACGGACCCCTTCGCCGCCCCCGACGCCTACATGGTCGGCGCCGTCGAGAAGCTCAAGGGCCTCGTCGGCTTCGTGCAGCAG GCGGACCATCTCCGGCTGGAGACGCTGCAGAACATGCACAGGATCCTGACGACGCGGCAGGCGGCCAAGGGCCTGCTCGTGCTGGGGGACTACTTCCAGCGCCTTCGCGCGCTCAGCACGCTCTGGGCGGCCCGCCCGCGCGAGTCCGCCATAAGCTAA